The sequence below is a genomic window from Monodelphis domestica isolate mMonDom1 chromosome 2, mMonDom1.pri, whole genome shotgun sequence.
TTCTTCACCTTTGGGGAATGGAGGGATTGAGGGGATAGGTAAAAGGGATCTCTACGCTACTTTTGtgtcaaagagatgaaagaatggAAACGGGTGAGACAAAGCGAGGCCAGTATTGTCCCATGTGCATCTCGGCGTTTCTATtaattcctccccccccaccgCCGGCTTAAAACTGTGACTATTGCCTGAATCCTAATGGGGAGGTGAGAAGCCGCTTTGTGCACTGAGCTGTAGAAAAAGGGATTGAAATAGGCTGGCGGGGGTGGGAAGTGGTCGGGCATTAGTAGTTTCCCCTTCCACACCCACCCCAGAAACGTGGAATGTGGAATCTTACTTAGTCCACCCGTTCTCTTTcgtgaaaagagaagggaaaaggcgGGGGctttctcccccccttctctAGAAAGTCCTCCCTTTAAAGGCGGGAgcggggggtgggggttggggtgcAAATTCCCGCGCGTTGTATGGTGTTCCGCGTGAATTGTTAGAGTCAggacaaagagttaaaaaatggtACATAAGGGAAAGAATCTCagtacagaataagaaaaaaggaaattgtagCAAAGAAACAATATTTCAGGGTAAAAGGTTTTCTTCTCCCTGCCCCCAGTGCGAAGATACTGTATAACGGATGGGGGTGGAAAGGAAGTGGGAAGGAGAGTTTGCAACGTTGTGGCAAAAGGGCGGAGCCCGGTTGAGGCGGGGCAAAAACTCCCTTGCGCTCTAGGGCAGTGCTGGATCAAGGGAAAGAGCCCCACCCTTGGCTCTATTGTCCATCTTTCCCCCCCTAGCCTTCTCGCCCCTCCCTCGGGCTAGCTCTTGTAGCGAGTTGGGATGGGTGGGTAGCAGCTGCAGTGCCTTTTTTCTTTGTGCGCATCGAAGGGGCGTTGCCTGctgtggggggagagagggagggtgaCGGTGGCATTTATTTTTCCTAGCCAGGGACTTGGGCATCTGGCTTCTACCCTTCTCCTGGATTACCTGGACAGAAATGCATCTGTCTCTTTCAGCCCTATTATCTCATGCATTTATAGAGCAGGATAATCCTGTAACAAGCTTTCTCTGCTGGCCCATCTGTTCCAGGATTGGGGCATTGGAGAGAGAATCCCCTGGGTtttttgggtgggtgggtggatatGATTCTTGGATTGAGAGGGGAATTTGGGGATTGAAAATCCATCATGAATGTGGAGGAGGGGaattttcaacttcctttcactTCTTAACTCTGCTTAGTTCTGGGAGGTGATCAGTGATGAACATGGCATCGACCCTACCGGCACCTACCACGGGGACAGCGACCTGCAGTTGGACCGGATCTCTGTCTACTACAATGAGGCCACTGGtgaggggcagggaagggaatcCTTCCCTCTCATCTACCTCCTGCAATATGGGGAAACCATTTATCCAAGGGAGACCCTTCCCCCTTGACTTCCCAGAGACTGGTTATCTTCTCCCAGCCCTTTCCCTTTACTTCCCCACACCTTTTTCCTACCTTAGTCGTTTTCTGCTGCCACCTGGTGGCAAAAACTAGAATGGTAGTGGGAGTGCCATATGTGTAGGGACCCTGGGgaccctccctttctttctttagcAGACCTATTCTTCACTTTCTCCCACAGGTGGCAAATATGTACCCCGGGCTATCTTGGTTGATCTTGAGCCTGGGACCATGGACTCTGTTCGATCTGGACCTTTTGGCCAGATATTCCGACCAGATAACTTTGTCTTTGGTAAGTTGAAGTGAATTAAAGGTTAAGAGGTTTAGAGGTATTAGTCTTGCAACTGGGAGAGTGGGTAGGGAAGAGATTCTTTCATTGCTAATTATTACCCCAGGGTAATCCCCCAAATTTATCAGTCCCTTGGATCTGAAGGTTCTGCATTAAGAACCAGTATGAACTGAATCCCAAAGATATGTTAGGATCTCTCTGAAGTGAAATAAGAGGCAAATTAGCATAAAGGTATTTTTATATAACTAAGGGTTCTTTTGGGGGAGCTTAGTATCAGTGTACAGTGATGGGTGAAGGAAATTAAGAACTTCAAAATTGGGTTCAATTTAGTTTGTGGTTAGAAGAGTTCTAGAAAGGCAGGAGTGACTTGGATGGGAGGTAGACAAAGGGGAATGATTGAGGGGTTGAACATTAGGTAAGAGGACTTGATATCAAACTCAGAAAGAGGGGCCACTAAACTAAAAATTCTAGCTGGCTTCACATTACTTAGGAAACCACATATTAATGTTATCTgttatattgaatttttatttaaataattctccattacattttaatttgggtaTGTTTGATACCTCTCTTCAAAGGCATAGGTGGATAAAAGATTTTTAGATTAAAGGGGAAGGGATTGATGAAAGTGAGATATCGTAGCATCTCTTCTGACCTATGCTGCCTCCCACCCTAATTCCAGGGCAGTCTGGGGCAGGCAACAATTGGGCCAAGGGCCACTATACCGAGGGGGCAGAGCTCGTGGATTCAGTCTTGGACGTGGTGCGCAAGGAGGCAGAGAGCTGTGATTGCTTGCAAGGCTTCCAGCTGACCCACTCACTTGGTGGAGGCACAGGCTCAGGGATGGGTACCCTGCTCATTAGCAAGATCCGAGAGGAGTATCCTGACCGCATCATGAATACCTTTAGTGTGGTTCCATCACCAAAGGTCTCAGACACCGTGGTTGAGCCCTACAATGCCACCCTCTCTGTCCACCAGTTAGTAGAAAACACAGATGAAACCTACTGCATTGATAACGAAGCACTCTATGATATCTGCTTCCGAACCCTCAAGCTGACCACGCCAACCTATGGTGACCTCAACCATCTAGTCTCTGCTACCATGAGTGGTGTCACCACCTGCCTTCGCTTTCCTGGCCAGCTTAATGCTGATCTCCGAAAATTGGCTGTAAACATGGTCCCTTTCCCTCGACTCCACTTCTTCATGCCTGGCTTTGCTCCCCTTACCAGCCGTGGGAGCCAGCAGTACCGTGCCCTAACCGTGCCTGAGCTCACCCAGCAGGTCTTTGATGCCAAGAACATGATGGCAGCATGTGACCCTCGCCACGGGCGATACCTCACTGTTGCTGCTGTTTTCCGTGGGCGGATGTCCATGAAGGAGGTGGATGAGCAAATGCTCAATGTGCAAAACAAAAATAGTAGCTACTTCGTTGAGTGGATCCCCAACAACGTCAAGACCGCTGTTTGTGATATCCCACCTCGTGGGCTCAAGATGGCTGTCACTTTCATTGGCAACAGCACTGCCATCCAGGAGCTCTTCAAGCGCATCTCAGAGCAGTTCACTGCTATGTTCCGGCGGAAGGCCTTCCTCCACTGGTATACAGGGGAGGGGATGGACGAGATGGAGTTCACCGAGGCTGAGAGCAACATGAATGATCTCGTTTCCGAGTACCAGCAGTACCAGGATGCCACCGctgaagaggaggaggatttcGGTGAGGAAGCAGAGGAAGAGGCCTAAAAGAGATACCCTGCCACCTCAGTCTTCTCAACTCTCCCAACATTCTTTCCCCATCACCCTTTTCCTCTAAAATTTGCATTTTCTGcctccatcttctttctctcctttgtggGTGCTGAGCTCTCTGccctttgttctttctttatgACCTGTCATCTCAGTAATACACTCTGCCTCTTCACTCCAAGATTTCTCTCCCAGAAGCAGGATGTCTCCAACCCAGAGCCTCAATTTAGGGGCCTTTGTGTCTACTAAGTGCCCTGAACTAAAATGGTGACTAAGAGGAAAGGTCCAGAACTCTTTGGCTTCCCTTGTATGGAGGAGGGAACCAAGATATAATATTCCTAGTTAAGAGAGTTCACTTGGTGGGTAtttaggaggaaaggaggaaatggagtGTTCCATTCCATAAAAGTCTGTTGGGGGAGCCAGGCTTTCTATTCTAATTACCATCTTCAGGTACTTCCCAACTTGTCCTATTCTTACCTCCAGGtgcccctttcctttctctctctctactctccaGTTCTGGGGTAAGTGTTGACAGTATTATTTCCCACCTTCCCAGTTTTGGTTTCTGTCCCAAgtgttcctttttctttgaagggGTCTGTGCCTCACTCTGCCAGGTGGGCTCCCCCCTCAGGTCTTTGCTTCCCCTCATTTTGGGAACTATGTACTCTTCCCCAGTctgagaaatgagaagagagaattgCCTCAACTTCCCAAATTCTAGAAAAGTCCCTCATTTGGGGAGGATTTCAATTTTACCCCACCCCCAAAATCAATTCCCTTGAAGAGGAAGGGAGCAGGggggtaacaaaaaaaaaaacacctttccctccccccccccccccccatcaccaaatctttccttcattttctttcatcctttctaCTTCTGCAGTTTCTATCTTTGGCTCTTTCCCTGCCCCCCCACTTCCTAGGTTTCTGTTTTGTGTTGAACTTGCTGCTTTTTTTCATATTGAAAAGACGACGCCCCAGAACccaaaaataaacaggaaatgaggaaaaacaaaaacttaagtGTCTGGTTGATTCTTGGAGGGGAATGGGAGGCACAAGGGTTGGAGTGGAACTTGGTGTTCTGCTGTCTCTTCAGTGCCCTTCAGATCAGTAGTTGTATCATCTTTGGTTTTTCACGGACTCCCTGTATGAccactttttcttattttacaaaacAGGTTGTACTTCAAATTGAAGTGTGAATGGGACAGACTTAATGGAACATTGAGAACACTTTTCTAGGAGTAGACTTAAGGCTATATTACTCAGTAGAAAGTAAGAAATTACATTAGGACCAGGTCTGTTTATTGAAAGAGGCATTGAGTAATGTTTCTCCATTATGCCATTTAAAAGGTCCAAGCATTCcctctttaaaaagaaacaaaaaaccttaccttctttcttagtatcaattctaagaagtgacaagggctaggcaactggggttaagcaaggtcacgcagctaggaagtatctaaggccataatTGAACCAAGTCCtgcaacttcaggcctggctctatccactatgctacttagTTGCTCCTAGCTATGTTTTCATTCTTGAGTTTCTggaataaaatttgtttttcattctaaAACTTCTTATGGAGATGAACCTGTGTACTGGGATTTGACGGAACCCATGTTCACCTTTACCACCCTTAAATAACAAAACTAGGCTTCTCAGAGAAAAAGTAGGGGAAAAGGCCAGAACTCATGCAGACAatcatttaattgattaaataagtGTATTGGGGAAGGTGGTAATCAGCTGGGGATAGGACAGCCCCTGGCAGTGTGGGGTTGGGAATGGGGAGCAGCTCCCCACAACAAGGCACAGGCAACTGAGCAGGAAAGTCTGGAGGACCCTAAAAGGGTGGGGCCACTTGAGTTGGGTAGGAACAAAGAAGCCAGGGCTCAGATCAGGAAACTTCATGGGAGGGTTGACTGGTGCACAATAGGAATTTAATCCATGCCCtccccttaaaaattttttttggttgctCCAAAAACTGGCTTCTAATTAAcctggaggaagagaaaaggaggtaTTAGCCAACACCCAGGCTTGCTGATCCACAAGAAACCCAGGTATTTAGCCCCAACTTAGAGTATCATTAAAAGACAACTTGGAGACTCAACTCTGGAAGAAGCAATATAGTTAAGTACAGGGATTAAACTAGAACCCAGATATTCTGAAAACCAAACTGCCTATGGATAGGCACCCATATAGTCTCATTGCAGGCTCCTTACCTGGGAAATACTGACACCTGTGAGCTTCTCCACACAATTTGGCAGGTGACTTAGGATGTCCAATACTTCCCCAGTCACCTTGGCAGCTCCCAGTGTACCTCC
It includes:
- the TUBB gene encoding tubulin beta chain gives rise to the protein MREIVHIQAGQCGNQIGAKFWEVISDEHGIDPTGTYHGDSDLQLDRISVYYNEATGGKYVPRAILVDLEPGTMDSVRSGPFGQIFRPDNFVFGQSGAGNNWAKGHYTEGAELVDSVLDVVRKEAESCDCLQGFQLTHSLGGGTGSGMGTLLISKIREEYPDRIMNTFSVVPSPKVSDTVVEPYNATLSVHQLVENTDETYCIDNEALYDICFRTLKLTTPTYGDLNHLVSATMSGVTTCLRFPGQLNADLRKLAVNMVPFPRLHFFMPGFAPLTSRGSQQYRALTVPELTQQVFDAKNMMAACDPRHGRYLTVAAVFRGRMSMKEVDEQMLNVQNKNSSYFVEWIPNNVKTAVCDIPPRGLKMAVTFIGNSTAIQELFKRISEQFTAMFRRKAFLHWYTGEGMDEMEFTEAESNMNDLVSEYQQYQDATAEEEEDFGEEAEEEA